CTAAACTAGTAGATATCGTCTGTATGAATCCTCACTAACCATGTCTCTCCGTTTAATGAAGTATTTGTACATATAAAGTAGTTCTATGTTTACGTTCAAGTTCAGTTATTGCATTTCTGAACATCTTCTCTAAATAAGCTTTCATATTTAAGGTATATTCTGCTATTGTATCTAAAAAAACTCAtgatcaaattcataaaaatctGCATATCTGATGCTTCCATTCCCTCGATACTATCAAGGTCGTCCACACTAGATTACACAATGTTCTGCTGAAGCAACATAATCATACAACCCAAAACTTGCAACATGTTTTAGACTACCATGAATAAACAGAAGAACAAAGGCAAAAAGATATAAAGCTTAATGTTCATATCTATCTACATGTAACTACTTCACATCTTACGCGATGATCACTGTATACCAAGAGCTTGAATTCTCCTTACGAGGGACAAAGCAGAAGCATTTCTTGTTCTCCATTCTTCCGGACTCTCCTTCTTTCGTCCATTCTCCAGTAACCATTGATCATGTCCATCGAGAATGTTCACTATCTGCCTCATGGTCGGTCTTGATTCTGGATCGTACCTTGTGCAAGCCATTCCTAATTTGACTAGCCTCATCAGTTCCCTGGTGTTAAAGTTTCCATTCAACCTCCTATCTGCCAATTGTTCGTATGGCCTTTTCTGCACCTCAAATTCATGTACTCTGTTGACCAATAAAGCCTCAGGCCGGCGGAAATCTACTGCCATCTGACCACTAACTATCTCAAGCAGAACTACACCAAAGCTATAAACATCAGCCATTGTTGTTGCATCACCAGAATCCATATGCTCTGGTGACATGTAACCGAAAATCCCCCTaactgatttatttttatcaaccACAACATGATGGCTATGCTCATTTCGAGTCAAGAATTCAGCAAGAGCAAAGCAACCAAGCCTTGGGTTCATATCAGGATCAAGAATGATGGCAGATGATGTAATGCATCTGTGTATGACCTGCTCATCCCATTCCTCATGCAGATAGCGAATTGCAGAGGCAAGTGATTTGACAATGTTATACCGATGACGCCATCTGAGTGTACTGGAGGCATTGTCCCTATGATGATTCTGATGGAAAAGGAGGTGGCTTAAAAGACTACTTTGAGAGTAATCATATATAACAAGCATTTCACCTTGCTCAGTGCACCATCCGCGGAGTTGCACCAGGTTTCTGTGGCGTAATCGTCCTAAATTCTGAAGTTCATTAGAGAACCTCACTCTTAAAGCAGGACAAGTTTTCATTCCTAGCCTTTTCACCAATACATGCTGGTTGTTGTCAAGAAAGCCATGGTAAGCAGTTCCAAAGTCAATCTCAGCAACTCTTCTTGAATCCGAAAAATTATTTGTGGCAGCAATGATCTCCTTGAATGTGATCTCCCTAGCAGTTTCAACCATCAAGAAATTACTCGATTGGCGCCTGCTGCTGGTATTCCCAGACTcattgttgctgctgctgcttcCACTTTCAGCACTTAGATACATGGTTTCTCCTGTGGCTGTGATGAACATTGTTGAGTTGAAACCGGGCGTCGTGCTGGTGCTGTTATTGGCAGTGGACCTTGTGGTGATTGTGTTGCTAGTTGTACTATTACTTGGAGATGACAAAGCTATATAAAGAGGGTGGGACTTAAAACAAGGAAGATCAGGCAATTTACCATAAATATGACCAGAAAGTGCTTCCACAACCCATTTCATATTAGGCCTTGATTGAGGTTCATGAAGTGTACAAAGAAGGCCAATATGTATTAGCCTCTCCATATCATTAAGCTTGTAAGAACCATCAACAAGTCTGCTGTCACCAGCTTGTAAAGCCATTTTTTCATCAGAAAGTCTCCTGATCCAATCAAGCAGTATGATTTGATCATCCGGGGACGCGAGATCAACAGCGCGCCTTCCTGAAACAATCTCCAGGACAACAATCCCAAAGCTAAACACATCAGACTTTGCCGTTGCAAAACCTTTTTTCTGAAAACTTTCAGGAGGTAAGTACCCTATAGTTCCACCAATTCTTGTTGTCTCAGCCAATCTAAACTGCTGATTCTTCATAGAAGGCGTCCTTGTTTGGTACTCGAGTTCATGTTCAAGCCACCTAGCTAACCCAAAATCGCCTAGCCGGGCGTTGAAATGGGAATCAAGCATCACATTGCTTGTCTTAACATCTCTATGAATGATCTGAGTCTCCAATTGTTCATGGAGATAAAACAAGGCAGCTGACAAGCCATTAACTATATTTTTTCGACGTTCCCAATCAAGAACAGGGGACCCTGTATTCTCCTGTTTACGGAACAAAATCCGATCAAGGCTACTGTTAGGCATATAATCATACACTAGGAACAATTGATCATCATAAAAACACCACCCCCTTAGCCTCACAAGATTCCGGTGGCGGAGATGAGCAACCGCCACTAACTCAGCagcaaatgttttctcaaattTCTCCCCTTTTTCAGCTAAACATTTCACAGCTACAACTGTTCCATCACTAGGTAAAACAGCTCTAAAAACTTTCCCAAATCCACCACTTCCTAAAACTTCATCCTCACTAAATCCATTAGACCCTATAAACAGCTCAGAATAGCTGAAAATCCTTggattatgatgatgattataGTCACCACCACCTTTCT
This DNA window, taken from Solanum dulcamara chromosome 3, daSolDulc1.2, whole genome shotgun sequence, encodes the following:
- the LOC129883262 gene encoding receptor like protein kinase S.2; its protein translation is MELKRLCFVLPADDLDETDNVKQEVEPSKPKEKIESFAKRGCGDHVLDHEKQVLKGKNESFAKRGCWGQVPKGKNESFSKRGCGGQVLDGEKQVVQQKPKKKNESLSKRGCGGQVLDFLQESFSKLLDSKWVTCCHQEFGGKQFSGVFHDTEGMQLGEKGGGDYNHHHNPRIFSYSELFIGSNGFSEDEVLGSGGFGKVFRAVLPSDGTVVAVKCLAEKGEKFEKTFAAELVAVAHLRHRNLVRLRGWCFYDDQLFLVYDYMPNSSLDRILFRKQENTGSPVLDWERRKNIVNGLSAALFYLHEQLETQIIHRDVKTSNVMLDSHFNARLGDFGLARWLEHELEYQTRTPSMKNQQFRLAETTRIGGTIGYLPPESFQKKGFATAKSDVFSFGIVVLEIVSGRRAVDLASPDDQIILLDWIRRLSDEKMALQAGDSRLVDGSYKLNDMERLIHIGLLCTLHEPQSRPNMKWVVEALSGHIYGKLPDLPCFKSHPLYIALSSPSNSTTSNTITTRSTANNSTSTTPGFNSTMFITATGETMYLSAESGSSSSNNESGNTSSRRQSSNFLMVETAREITFKEIIAATNNFSDSRRVAEIDFGTAYHGFLDNNQHVLVKRLGMKTCPALRVRFSNELQNLGRLRHRNLVQLRGWCTEQGEMLVIYDYSQSSLLSHLLFHQNHHRDNASSTLRWRHRYNIVKSLASAIRYLHEEWDEQVIHRCITSSAIILDPDMNPRLGCFALAEFLTRNEHSHHVVVDKNKSVRGIFGYMSPEHMDSGDATTMADVYSFGVVLLEIVSGQMAVDFRRPEALLVNRVHEFEVQKRPYEQLADRRLNGNFNTRELMRLVKLGMACTRYDPESRPTMRQIVNILDGHDQWLLENGRKKESPEEWRTRNASALSLVRRIQALGIQ